One Pelagicoccus sp. SDUM812003 genomic window carries:
- a CDS encoding retropepsin-like aspartic protease, producing MTYFSGPKKHVLELTSDKDGKLFADVQIEGRPMRMFLDTGGYTILNASLAEELGLELKETENDATWLSGARDKRWTTNVDLKLGELRITDYPVSCVDLSSFERFSKSNGIEEFGGVIGSDLLEILRSTIHYETSRLSIKRPKRQ from the coding sequence ATGACATACTTCTCTGGTCCCAAGAAGCACGTGCTAGAGCTGACATCCGATAAAGACGGCAAACTCTTTGCAGATGTACAAATCGAAGGACGCCCGATGCGGATGTTTCTAGATACAGGCGGTTATACGATTCTGAACGCCTCTTTAGCTGAAGAGCTTGGGCTCGAACTCAAAGAGACCGAAAACGATGCGACTTGGCTATCGGGAGCTAGAGACAAGAGATGGACCACGAATGTCGACCTAAAGCTGGGGGAGTTGAGAATTACGGACTATCCAGTGAGCTGTGTAGACCTCTCCAGTTTCGAACGATTTTCCAAGAGCAACGGAATCGAGGAATTTGGAGGCGTGATCGGATCCGACTTACTCGAGATTCTGCGATCAACGATTCATTATGAAACCTCGCGACTATCCATCAAACGTCCTAAACGGCAATGA